A single Micromonospora luteifusca DNA region contains:
- a CDS encoding IS110 family transposase encodes MFIERTSVGLDVHARSIVGCGLDSVTGQVSQRRLVPTSEAVMDWLRQLPAPVAVAYEAGPTGFGLARQLSTAGVRCVVVAPSKLQRPAGDRVKTDARDALHLARLLRMDQIVEVRVPSESQEAARDLVRAREDTRGDLMRCRHRLSKLLLRHGIVYSGGQAWTGVHETWLRSQRFVHRGVRLTFEAELEAMLLTRDRRDRLDKAITEMATEDEYAPVVRRLGCLRGVSVLTAFGLAVEIGDWHRFTGATIGAYLGLVPGPAT; translated from the coding sequence GGACGTGCATGCGCGTTCGATCGTGGGGTGCGGGCTGGACAGCGTGACCGGCCAGGTGTCACAGCGGCGGCTGGTGCCCACGTCCGAGGCGGTAATGGACTGGCTGCGGCAGTTGCCGGCGCCGGTGGCGGTGGCGTATGAGGCCGGCCCGACCGGGTTCGGCCTGGCTCGGCAGCTGAGCACGGCTGGGGTGCGCTGTGTGGTGGTGGCGCCGTCGAAGCTGCAGCGGCCGGCCGGGGATCGGGTCAAGACCGACGCCCGGGACGCGCTGCACCTGGCGCGGCTGTTGCGGATGGATCAGATCGTTGAGGTGCGGGTGCCCAGTGAAAGCCAGGAGGCGGCCCGGGACCTGGTGCGGGCCCGTGAGGACACGCGGGGCGATCTGATGCGCTGCCGGCACCGGCTGTCGAAGCTGCTGCTGCGCCACGGCATCGTCTACTCGGGCGGACAGGCCTGGACCGGGGTCCACGAGACCTGGCTGCGCAGCCAGCGCTTCGTCCACCGGGGTGTCAGGCTGACGTTCGAGGCCGAGTTGGAGGCCATGCTGCTCACCCGCGATCGGCGTGATCGGCTCGACAAGGCGATCACCGAGATGGCCACCGAGGACGAGTACGCGCCCGTCGTGCGCCGGCTGGGCTGTCTGCGTGGGGTGTCGGTGCTGACCGCGTTCGGGTTGGCTGTGGAGATCGGCGACTGGCACCGCTTCACCGGCGCCACGATCGGCGCCTATCTCGGCTTGGTGCCCGGGCCGGCGACGTGA